Proteins from a genomic interval of Neodiprion lecontei isolate iyNeoLeco1 chromosome 2, iyNeoLeco1.1, whole genome shotgun sequence:
- the LOC107218581 gene encoding ribose-phosphate pyrophosphokinase 1 isoform X2, whose protein sequence is MPVSQPVRARSLLRAKLEKPRGGSVLRSRMPNIKVFSGTSHPDLAQRIVDRLGIDIGKVVTKKFSNLETCVEIGESVRGEDVYIIQSGSGEVNDNLMELLIMINACKIASASRVTAVIPCFPYARQDKKDKVGDGGDGGDKSDSTKTRFIMKSNEWKFRSRAPISAKLVANMLSVAGADHIITMDLHASQIQGFFDIPVDNLYAEPAVLKWIKENIVEWRNSIIVSPDAGGAKRVTSIADRLNVEFALIHKERKKANEVASMVLVGDVKDRIAILVDDMADTCGTICHAAEKLLEAGATKVYAILTHGIFSGPAISRINNACFEAVVVTNTIPQDGHMKDCPKIQCIDVSMMFAEAVRRTHNGESVSYLFSNVPY, encoded by the exons ATGCCCGTCTCGCAACCAGTCCGTGCGAGGAGTTTGTTACGCGCAAAGTTAGAGAAACCTCGTGGCGGTAGTGTACTACGGAGCAGAATGCCAAATATCAAAGTATTCAGCGGTACGTCGCACCCGGACCTGGCGCAGCGAATAGTCGACAGGCTTGGAATCGACATCGGGAAGGTTGTcacgaaaaaattcagcaacCTCGAAACATG cGTGGAAATCGGAGAGTCTGTACGTGGCGAAGATGTTTACATTATTCAAAGCGGCAGTGGCGAGGTAAATGACAATCTCATGGAGCTGCTGATTATGATCAATGCATGCAAGATTGCCTCTGCATCTCGAGTAACAGCAGTCATCCCTTGCTTCCCATATGCCAGGCAGGACAAGAAGGATAAGGTAGGAGAT GGTGGTGATGGTGGGGACAAGTCAGACTCCACTAAGACTCGCTTCATCATGAAGTCGAACGAGTGGAAGTTCAGG AGTCGTGCTCCAATCTCCGCAAAGTTAGTGGCGAACATGCTGTCGGTAGCAGGAGCAGACCACATTATCACCATGGATCTGCATGCTAGTCAGATTCAAGGATTTTTCGACATTCCCGTTGATAATCTGTACGCAGAGCCAGCAGTGCTCAAATGGATCAAAGAGAACATTGTTGAATGGAGGAACAGCATTATTGTATCTCCAGACGCTGGTGGTGCTAAAAG AGTAACGTCAATTGCGGATCGACTCAACGTCGAGTTCGCTCTTATTCACAAAGAGAGGAAGAAGGCAAACGAAGTGGCGAGTATGGTCCTCGTAGGAGATGTTAAGGACAGAATAGCAATTTTGGTCGATGACATGGCAGATACTTGCGGAACAATATGTCATGCTGCAGAAAAGCTGTTAGAAGCTGGAGCGACCAAAGTATATGCAATTCTAACACACGGAATTTTCAGCGGTCCTGCTATATCCAGGATAAATAACGCATGTTTCGAAGCCGTAGTTGTTACAAACACAATCCCTCAGGATGGTCACATGAAAGACTGTCCAAAAATTCAG TGCATCGACGTTTCCATGATGTTTGCGGAGGCTGTAAGGAGAACCCACAACGGCGAATCTGTTTCGTATTTGTTCTCCAATGTACCATACTAA
- the LOC107218581 gene encoding ribose-phosphate pyrophosphokinase 1 isoform X4 has protein sequence MPVSQPVRARSLLRAKLEKPRGGSVLRSRMPNIKVFSGTSHPDLAQRIVDRLGIDIGKVVTKKFSNLETCVEIGESVRGEDVYIIQSGSGEVNDNLMELLIMINACKIASASRVTAVIPCFPYARQDKKDKVGDSRAPISAKLVANMLSVAGADHIITMDLHASQIQGFFDIPVDNLYAEPAVLKWIKENIVEWRNSIIVSPDAGGAKRVTSIADRLNVEFALIHKERKKANEVASMVLVGDVKDRIAILVDDMADTCGTICHAAEKLLEAGATKVYAILTHGIFSGPAISRINNACFEAVVVTNTIPQDGHMKDCPKIQCIDVSMMFAEAVRRTHNGESVSYLFSNVPY, from the exons ATGCCCGTCTCGCAACCAGTCCGTGCGAGGAGTTTGTTACGCGCAAAGTTAGAGAAACCTCGTGGCGGTAGTGTACTACGGAGCAGAATGCCAAATATCAAAGTATTCAGCGGTACGTCGCACCCGGACCTGGCGCAGCGAATAGTCGACAGGCTTGGAATCGACATCGGGAAGGTTGTcacgaaaaaattcagcaacCTCGAAACATG cGTGGAAATCGGAGAGTCTGTACGTGGCGAAGATGTTTACATTATTCAAAGCGGCAGTGGCGAGGTAAATGACAATCTCATGGAGCTGCTGATTATGATCAATGCATGCAAGATTGCCTCTGCATCTCGAGTAACAGCAGTCATCCCTTGCTTCCCATATGCCAGGCAGGACAAGAAGGATAAGGTAGGAGAT AGTCGTGCTCCAATCTCCGCAAAGTTAGTGGCGAACATGCTGTCGGTAGCAGGAGCAGACCACATTATCACCATGGATCTGCATGCTAGTCAGATTCAAGGATTTTTCGACATTCCCGTTGATAATCTGTACGCAGAGCCAGCAGTGCTCAAATGGATCAAAGAGAACATTGTTGAATGGAGGAACAGCATTATTGTATCTCCAGACGCTGGTGGTGCTAAAAG AGTAACGTCAATTGCGGATCGACTCAACGTCGAGTTCGCTCTTATTCACAAAGAGAGGAAGAAGGCAAACGAAGTGGCGAGTATGGTCCTCGTAGGAGATGTTAAGGACAGAATAGCAATTTTGGTCGATGACATGGCAGATACTTGCGGAACAATATGTCATGCTGCAGAAAAGCTGTTAGAAGCTGGAGCGACCAAAGTATATGCAATTCTAACACACGGAATTTTCAGCGGTCCTGCTATATCCAGGATAAATAACGCATGTTTCGAAGCCGTAGTTGTTACAAACACAATCCCTCAGGATGGTCACATGAAAGACTGTCCAAAAATTCAG TGCATCGACGTTTCCATGATGTTTGCGGAGGCTGTAAGGAGAACCCACAACGGCGAATCTGTTTCGTATTTGTTCTCCAATGTACCATACTAA
- the LOC107218581 gene encoding ribose-phosphate pyrophosphokinase 1 isoform X1: MPVSQPVRARSLLRAKLEKPRGGSVLRSRMPNIKVFSGTSHPDLAQRIVDRLGIDIGKVVTKKFSNLETCVEIGESVRGEDVYIIQSGSGEVNDNLMELLIMINACKIASASRVTAVIPCFPYARQDKKDKGGDGGDKSDSTKTRFIMKSNEWKFRSRAPISAKLVANMLSVAGADHIITMDLHASQIQGFFDIPVDNLYAEPAVLKWIKENIVEWRNSIIVSPDAGGAKRVTSIADRLNVEFALIHKERKKANEVASMVLVGDVKDRIAILVDDMADTCGTICHAAEKLLEAGATKVYAILTHGIFSGPAISRINNACFEAVVVTNTIPQDGHMKDCPKIQCIDVSMMFAEAVRRTHNGESVSYLFSNVPY, translated from the exons ATGCCCGTCTCGCAACCAGTCCGTGCGAGGAGTTTGTTACGCGCAAAGTTAGAGAAACCTCGTGGCGGTAGTGTACTACGGAGCAGAATGCCAAATATCAAAGTATTCAGCGGTACGTCGCACCCGGACCTGGCGCAGCGAATAGTCGACAGGCTTGGAATCGACATCGGGAAGGTTGTcacgaaaaaattcagcaacCTCGAAACATG cGTGGAAATCGGAGAGTCTGTACGTGGCGAAGATGTTTACATTATTCAAAGCGGCAGTGGCGAGGTAAATGACAATCTCATGGAGCTGCTGATTATGATCAATGCATGCAAGATTGCCTCTGCATCTCGAGTAACAGCAGTCATCCCTTGCTTCCCATATGCCAGGCAGGACAAGAAGGATAAG GGTGGTGATGGTGGGGACAAGTCAGACTCCACTAAGACTCGCTTCATCATGAAGTCGAACGAGTGGAAGTTCAGG AGTCGTGCTCCAATCTCCGCAAAGTTAGTGGCGAACATGCTGTCGGTAGCAGGAGCAGACCACATTATCACCATGGATCTGCATGCTAGTCAGATTCAAGGATTTTTCGACATTCCCGTTGATAATCTGTACGCAGAGCCAGCAGTGCTCAAATGGATCAAAGAGAACATTGTTGAATGGAGGAACAGCATTATTGTATCTCCAGACGCTGGTGGTGCTAAAAG AGTAACGTCAATTGCGGATCGACTCAACGTCGAGTTCGCTCTTATTCACAAAGAGAGGAAGAAGGCAAACGAAGTGGCGAGTATGGTCCTCGTAGGAGATGTTAAGGACAGAATAGCAATTTTGGTCGATGACATGGCAGATACTTGCGGAACAATATGTCATGCTGCAGAAAAGCTGTTAGAAGCTGGAGCGACCAAAGTATATGCAATTCTAACACACGGAATTTTCAGCGGTCCTGCTATATCCAGGATAAATAACGCATGTTTCGAAGCCGTAGTTGTTACAAACACAATCCCTCAGGATGGTCACATGAAAGACTGTCCAAAAATTCAG TGCATCGACGTTTCCATGATGTTTGCGGAGGCTGTAAGGAGAACCCACAACGGCGAATCTGTTTCGTATTTGTTCTCCAATGTACCATACTAA
- the LOC107218581 gene encoding ribose-phosphate pyrophosphokinase 1 isoform X5 translates to MPVSQPVRARSLLRAKLEKPRGGSVLRSRMPNIKVFSGTSHPDLAQRIVDRLGIDIGKVVTKKFSNLETCVEIGESVRGEDVYIIQSGSGEVNDNLMELLIMINACKIASASRVTAVIPCFPYARQDKKDKSRAPISAKLVANMLSVAGADHIITMDLHASQIQGFFDIPVDNLYAEPAVLKWIKENIVEWRNSIIVSPDAGGAKRVTSIADRLNVEFALIHKERKKANEVASMVLVGDVKDRIAILVDDMADTCGTICHAAEKLLEAGATKVYAILTHGIFSGPAISRINNACFEAVVVTNTIPQDGHMKDCPKIQCIDVSMMFAEAVRRTHNGESVSYLFSNVPY, encoded by the exons ATGCCCGTCTCGCAACCAGTCCGTGCGAGGAGTTTGTTACGCGCAAAGTTAGAGAAACCTCGTGGCGGTAGTGTACTACGGAGCAGAATGCCAAATATCAAAGTATTCAGCGGTACGTCGCACCCGGACCTGGCGCAGCGAATAGTCGACAGGCTTGGAATCGACATCGGGAAGGTTGTcacgaaaaaattcagcaacCTCGAAACATG cGTGGAAATCGGAGAGTCTGTACGTGGCGAAGATGTTTACATTATTCAAAGCGGCAGTGGCGAGGTAAATGACAATCTCATGGAGCTGCTGATTATGATCAATGCATGCAAGATTGCCTCTGCATCTCGAGTAACAGCAGTCATCCCTTGCTTCCCATATGCCAGGCAGGACAAGAAGGATAAG AGTCGTGCTCCAATCTCCGCAAAGTTAGTGGCGAACATGCTGTCGGTAGCAGGAGCAGACCACATTATCACCATGGATCTGCATGCTAGTCAGATTCAAGGATTTTTCGACATTCCCGTTGATAATCTGTACGCAGAGCCAGCAGTGCTCAAATGGATCAAAGAGAACATTGTTGAATGGAGGAACAGCATTATTGTATCTCCAGACGCTGGTGGTGCTAAAAG AGTAACGTCAATTGCGGATCGACTCAACGTCGAGTTCGCTCTTATTCACAAAGAGAGGAAGAAGGCAAACGAAGTGGCGAGTATGGTCCTCGTAGGAGATGTTAAGGACAGAATAGCAATTTTGGTCGATGACATGGCAGATACTTGCGGAACAATATGTCATGCTGCAGAAAAGCTGTTAGAAGCTGGAGCGACCAAAGTATATGCAATTCTAACACACGGAATTTTCAGCGGTCCTGCTATATCCAGGATAAATAACGCATGTTTCGAAGCCGTAGTTGTTACAAACACAATCCCTCAGGATGGTCACATGAAAGACTGTCCAAAAATTCAG TGCATCGACGTTTCCATGATGTTTGCGGAGGCTGTAAGGAGAACCCACAACGGCGAATCTGTTTCGTATTTGTTCTCCAATGTACCATACTAA
- the LOC107218580 gene encoding metallophosphoesterase domain-containing protein 1, whose translation MKVGIHPLTADPTAAWRELSQQQKVIKIIAKLPTTPAPSNKLRVVCMSDTHSLTPFIKFDIPEGDIFIHAGDFTKCGSLEEVIEFNNWIGSLPHKHKLVIAGNHELSFDPTFTHPFSAHASSDRHKHTGISVLDNIPTLGMSKDVLANAIKTMNIREHLTNCIYLEDSEIVINGIKIYGTPWQPEFCKWAFNVPRGEPCLSKWQLIPTDTDILVTHTPPVGHGDLCCSGVRAGCVELLTTVQTRVQPKYHVFGHVHEGYGISSDGKIIFVNASTCDLNYLPNNIPIVFDITLPPGESKA comes from the exons atgaaagtagGTATTCACCCTCTGACAGCCGACCCAACAGCAGCGTGGCGCGAGCTGTCACAACAGCAAAAAGTCATCAAGATAATCGCTAAACTGCCGACAACCCCGGCCCCAAGTAATAag CTCCGTGTTGTTTGCATGAGTGACACTCACTCTTTGACTCCCTTCATTAAGTTTGACATCCCTGAGGgtgatattttcattcatgCCGGAGACTTTACAAAGTGTGGAAGTCTAGAGGAGGTGATAGAATTCAACAATTGGATCG GGAGCCTTCCACACAAGCATAAGCTAGTGATAGCTGGGAATCATGAACTCAGCTTTGATCCGACGTTTACTCATCCATTTTCGGCACATGCTTCAAGCGATCGGCATAAACATACAGGAATCAGTGTGCTTGATAATATCCCAACATTAGGAATGTCCAAAGATGTTCTCGCAAATGCAATAAAGACCATGAACATCAGGGAACATTTAACGAATTGCATTTACTTGGAGGATTCTGAAATCGTGATCAATGGAATTAAAATATACGGTACTCCTTG GCAGCCTGAGTTTTGTAAATGGGCTTTCAACGTTCCTCGCGGAGAGCCATGCTTGTCAAAATGGCAATTAATCCCAACAGATACGGACATTCTTGTAACTCATACGCCTCCTGTTGGTCATGGAGATTTGTGTTGCAGTGGAGTTCGAGCTGGTTGTGTGGAGCTATTGACCACTGTACAAACTCGAGTACAGCCTAAATATCATGTGTTTGGCCATGTGCACGAAG GCTACGGCATTTCttcggatggaaaaataatattcgtcAATGCTTCAACATGCGATTTAAACTATCTGCCGAATAATATTCCCATAGTATTTGATATAACTTTACCCCCAGGAGAATCTAAAGCCTAA
- the LOC107218581 gene encoding ribose-phosphate pyrophosphokinase 1 isoform X3 translates to MPVSQPVRARSLLRAKLEKPRGGSVLRSRMPNIKVFSGTSHPDLAQRIVDRLGIDIGKVVTKKFSNLETCVEIGESVRGEDVYIIQSGSGEVNDNLMELLIMINACKIASASRVTAVIPCFPYARQDKKDKDFVPDLTTSRAPISAKLVANMLSVAGADHIITMDLHASQIQGFFDIPVDNLYAEPAVLKWIKENIVEWRNSIIVSPDAGGAKRVTSIADRLNVEFALIHKERKKANEVASMVLVGDVKDRIAILVDDMADTCGTICHAAEKLLEAGATKVYAILTHGIFSGPAISRINNACFEAVVVTNTIPQDGHMKDCPKIQCIDVSMMFAEAVRRTHNGESVSYLFSNVPY, encoded by the exons ATGCCCGTCTCGCAACCAGTCCGTGCGAGGAGTTTGTTACGCGCAAAGTTAGAGAAACCTCGTGGCGGTAGTGTACTACGGAGCAGAATGCCAAATATCAAAGTATTCAGCGGTACGTCGCACCCGGACCTGGCGCAGCGAATAGTCGACAGGCTTGGAATCGACATCGGGAAGGTTGTcacgaaaaaattcagcaacCTCGAAACATG cGTGGAAATCGGAGAGTCTGTACGTGGCGAAGATGTTTACATTATTCAAAGCGGCAGTGGCGAGGTAAATGACAATCTCATGGAGCTGCTGATTATGATCAATGCATGCAAGATTGCCTCTGCATCTCGAGTAACAGCAGTCATCCCTTGCTTCCCATATGCCAGGCAGGACAAGAAGGATAAG GATTTTGTGCCCGACCTGACGACA AGTCGTGCTCCAATCTCCGCAAAGTTAGTGGCGAACATGCTGTCGGTAGCAGGAGCAGACCACATTATCACCATGGATCTGCATGCTAGTCAGATTCAAGGATTTTTCGACATTCCCGTTGATAATCTGTACGCAGAGCCAGCAGTGCTCAAATGGATCAAAGAGAACATTGTTGAATGGAGGAACAGCATTATTGTATCTCCAGACGCTGGTGGTGCTAAAAG AGTAACGTCAATTGCGGATCGACTCAACGTCGAGTTCGCTCTTATTCACAAAGAGAGGAAGAAGGCAAACGAAGTGGCGAGTATGGTCCTCGTAGGAGATGTTAAGGACAGAATAGCAATTTTGGTCGATGACATGGCAGATACTTGCGGAACAATATGTCATGCTGCAGAAAAGCTGTTAGAAGCTGGAGCGACCAAAGTATATGCAATTCTAACACACGGAATTTTCAGCGGTCCTGCTATATCCAGGATAAATAACGCATGTTTCGAAGCCGTAGTTGTTACAAACACAATCCCTCAGGATGGTCACATGAAAGACTGTCCAAAAATTCAG TGCATCGACGTTTCCATGATGTTTGCGGAGGCTGTAAGGAGAACCCACAACGGCGAATCTGTTTCGTATTTGTTCTCCAATGTACCATACTAA